A single window of Vibrio stylophorae DNA harbors:
- the murG gene encoding undecaprenyldiphospho-muramoylpentapeptide beta-N-acetylglucosaminyltransferase, which translates to MSKKLLVMAGGTGGHVFPALAVASKLQQQGWQIRWLGTADRMEAQLVPQHGIEIDFIEIKGLRGQKLLRLIKAPFQIVKAIGQAKRHIRAYQPDAVLGMGGYVSGPGGIAAWLCGVPVILHEQNAVAGLTNRWLSRIAKVVLQAFPGAFANRPVVGNPVRDEIAALPGQAAAIAERDEPIRVLVMGGSQGAQILNRVVPQAVAQSGQSLQVWHQAGKNNQASTEQAYQDAGITNAKVTEFIADVAGAYQWADLIVCRSGALTVSELSCAGLGAIFVPFMHKDEQQAKNARHLVEAGAAELIYQKDLTAEKLAARLQQLDRSALVAMAEKAKACAIDNAAERVANAIIDQAK; encoded by the coding sequence ATGAGTAAGAAGTTATTGGTGATGGCTGGTGGTACTGGCGGTCACGTATTTCCTGCGTTGGCCGTGGCGAGCAAACTGCAGCAGCAAGGCTGGCAGATTCGCTGGCTTGGCACGGCTGATCGTATGGAAGCGCAATTGGTGCCGCAGCATGGTATCGAGATTGATTTTATCGAGATCAAAGGATTGCGCGGACAAAAACTACTGCGCCTGATCAAAGCGCCGTTTCAGATTGTAAAGGCGATTGGTCAAGCCAAGCGTCATATTCGCGCCTACCAACCGGATGCCGTGCTCGGGATGGGTGGCTATGTTAGCGGTCCTGGCGGCATTGCGGCTTGGTTGTGTGGTGTGCCGGTGATTTTGCATGAGCAAAATGCGGTGGCGGGCCTAACCAATCGCTGGCTTTCGCGCATTGCCAAAGTGGTGCTGCAAGCCTTTCCAGGTGCTTTTGCCAATCGCCCTGTGGTGGGTAACCCAGTACGCGATGAGATTGCAGCATTGCCGGGTCAGGCGGCAGCCATTGCCGAGCGCGATGAACCTATTCGCGTACTGGTGATGGGCGGCAGTCAGGGTGCGCAAATTTTGAATCGCGTGGTGCCTCAAGCGGTGGCACAAAGTGGCCAGTCGCTACAGGTTTGGCATCAGGCGGGTAAAAATAATCAGGCGAGCACTGAGCAAGCCTATCAAGATGCTGGCATCACCAATGCTAAGGTGACTGAGTTTATCGCTGATGTCGCAGGCGCTTATCAATGGGCGGACTTAATTGTTTGTCGCTCTGGCGCGCTGACGGTATCTGAGCTGAGCTGCGCGGGCCTTGGCGCAATTTTTGTGCCTTTTATGCATAAAGATGAGCAGCAAGCAAAAAATGCGCGCCACTTGGTAGAAGCTGGCGCTGCAGAACTGATTTATCAAAAAGATTTAACTGCTGAGAAATTAGCAGCGCGATTGCAACAACTGGATCGTTCAGCACTTGTCGCGATGGCGGAAAAAGCCAAAGCCTGCGCGATTGATAACGCTGCTGAGCGCGTTGCCAATGCAATCATTGACCAAGCAAAGTGA
- the ftsW gene encoding cell division protein FtsW, whose translation MIWQFCHGIKAWMTKPTPGALFDRQLVWLSFILMAVGLVIVTSASAPVSVRYTGGPYHYAVRHGIFLLLGLGVAAVALQFPMSWWQRWSPYMLVGAIVLLLSVHLIGSSVNGAKRWIDLKLFNLQPAEIAKLVLFIYVASYLERRHSEVVETSWGFAKPLVVFILFGGLIITQPDLGSVVVMFITVTSMLFVAGARLWQFLALMVAGLSLIVMLIVFEPYRMRRFTAFLDPWQNPFGSGYQLTQSLMAFGRGGWFGQGLGNSIQKLEYLPEAHTDFVFAVLAEELGLFGVAAVLLLLLALVFKALTIAKKNLESNIYFGGFLAFGIGVWFAFQTLVNVGAASGLIPTKGLTLPLISYGGSSLLMMSLAVAVLLRIDFEYRCAKQQAYVAGQSHESPEDEQSTT comes from the coding sequence ATGATCTGGCAGTTTTGCCATGGCATCAAAGCTTGGATGACCAAGCCCACTCCGGGCGCTTTATTTGATCGTCAATTGGTTTGGCTGTCATTTATTTTGATGGCGGTGGGTTTGGTGATTGTGACCTCTGCATCTGCGCCTGTATCCGTTCGTTATACTGGCGGCCCATACCATTACGCTGTTCGTCATGGCATCTTTTTGCTTTTAGGCTTGGGTGTCGCGGCGGTAGCATTGCAATTTCCCATGTCTTGGTGGCAACGCTGGAGCCCTTACATGTTGGTGGGGGCGATTGTTCTGCTACTTTCGGTGCACTTGATCGGCAGTTCAGTCAATGGTGCCAAGCGCTGGATTGACCTCAAGCTCTTTAACCTACAACCGGCGGAAATTGCCAAGTTGGTGCTCTTTATCTATGTCGCGAGTTATCTCGAACGGCGGCATAGTGAAGTGGTTGAAACTTCTTGGGGTTTCGCTAAGCCATTGGTAGTATTCATTTTATTTGGCGGATTGATCATCACTCAGCCGGATTTAGGTTCAGTGGTGGTGATGTTTATCACGGTCACCAGCATGCTATTTGTCGCTGGCGCAAGGTTGTGGCAATTTTTAGCACTGATGGTGGCAGGGCTGTCATTGATCGTCATGTTGATCGTCTTTGAGCCCTACCGAATGCGCCGCTTTACGGCCTTTTTAGACCCATGGCAAAATCCTTTTGGCAGCGGTTATCAGCTGACGCAATCTTTGATGGCTTTTGGCCGTGGTGGTTGGTTTGGTCAAGGGCTTGGTAACTCGATTCAAAAATTAGAATATTTGCCAGAAGCACACACGGACTTTGTTTTTGCGGTTTTGGCTGAAGAGTTGGGTTTGTTTGGCGTGGCTGCGGTGTTGCTACTGTTGTTGGCTCTGGTCTTTAAAGCACTGACCATCGCCAAAAAGAACTTAGAAAGTAATATCTACTTTGGTGGCTTTTTAGCTTTTGGCATTGGTGTTTGGTTTGCGTTTCAAACCCTGGTCAATGTTGGCGCTGCATCCGGATTAATTCCCACCAAAGGTTTGACCTTACCGCTGATTAGTTATGGTGGCTCTAGTTTGCTGATGATGTCGCTTGCGGTAGCCGTGTTGCTTCGTATCGACTTTGAATATCGCTGCGCGAAGCAGCAAGCCTATGTTGCGGGGCAATCACATGAAAGCCCTGAAGACGAGCAGTCTACGACTTAG